A genome region from Erigeron canadensis isolate Cc75 chromosome 3, C_canadensis_v1, whole genome shotgun sequence includes the following:
- the LOC122593261 gene encoding scarecrow-like protein 33, whose protein sequence is MIMEDPRFHEYTNDYVNDFSLDDGNNVFPIFDQFSSYATRGYRFRDEPLDLSFLDVPSPVANHDSVRTMNSLPGMASQIDSAHEEYDNSVFKFLNHILVEENMEGKQSVYNNDPFALQATENSFYEALGSSNHREPLRPPPLILVPNVQTPEEIVCGSSSEYSTCGSNNSVDPRWVRSDSFDTNSSVTQANSLECLPFRSSTTSVVNDVNDTMDSINTHMLQHMFTDSESILQFKRGMEEASKFLPPSRPLIIDLDKYNLPSGSPPGVPVKVERVDTENSPNPLKGRKHFPLEDEYFEDERISKQPSAVNEDEEAELCKMFDQILLCTNAKGEPVPGFGDHLPSHNNIKHVYNGWNAPWTGNPSDNIDIRTLLIKCAQSIADDDHRIASEQLKKIRKHTSPSGNASERLAHIFALGLEARLSDTSSQLYTSQKATKIPAADKLKPFQAYLSACPFVKNEVYYANKMILEAAWTSSTLHIVDFGIAYGFQWPILIKHLADRPGGPPKLRITGIEFPQPGFRPAEMVEETGRRLAIYCERFNVPFEYNALATQNWEMIKLEDLKLHRNEFLVVNSQARFENLLDEVNGTTDSPRDGVLKLIRDMKPDFFVHSVVNGSYSSPFFVTRFKEALFHYSSLFDMLDTILDRTNEHRQNFEMEFYGRQVMNVIACEGPQRVERPETYKQWQVRTSRAGFKPRRVNRDIVSQLKCKVKVGYHRDFVLDEDGKWMLQGWKGRILYAVSCWVPT, encoded by the coding sequence ATGATCATGGAAGATCCTCGGTTTCATGAGTATACTAATGATTACGTCAATGATTTCTCATTAGATGATGGGAATAATGTGTTTCCAATCTTTGATCAATTTTCTAGTTATGCAACTAGAGGATATAGATTTAGAGATGAGCCTCTAGATCTCAGTTTCTTAGATGTTCCTTCTCCTGTAGCGAATCATGATTCGGTGAGAACCATGAATTCGCTACCAGGGATGGCGTCGCAGATAGATTCTGCGCACGAAGAGTATGACAATTCGGTTTTTAAGTTCTTAAACCATATTCTTGTGGAAGAGAATATGGAGGGTAAGCAAAGTGTGTATAATAATGATCCTTTTGCTTTACAAGCAACTGAAAATTCTTTTTATGAAGCACTTGGAAGTAGCAATCACCGAGAACCTCTTCGTCCGCCTCCTCTTATCCTTGTCCCGAATGTTCAAACTCCAGAAGAAATTGTTTGTGGGAGTTCAAGCGAGTATAGTACTTGTGGTAGCAATAACTCGGTTGATCCACGATGGGTTAGAAGTGATTCGTTTGACACCAATTCTTCGGTTACTCAAGCTAATTCACTTGAGTGCCTTCCTTTTAGGTCTAGTACCACTAGTGTCGTTAATGATGTTAACGACACAATGGATTCGATAAACACACATATGCTTCAACATATGTTCACTGATAGTGAATCTATCTTGCAATTCAAGAGAGGTATGGAGGAAGCAAGTAAATTTCTTCCTCCTAGTAGACCTCTAATTATCGATTTGGACAAGTACAATTTGCCATCCGGTTCACCTCCAGGAGTTCCAGTGAAGGTGGAGAGGGTCGATACGGAGAACTCACCAAACCCACTCAAGGGAAGAAAGCATTTTCCATTGGAAGatgaatattttgaagatgaaaGAATTAGCAAACAGCCGTCCGCGGTGAATGAAGATGAAGAGGCCGAGTTGTGCAAAATGTTTGATCAAATTCTTCTTTGTACGAATGCAAAAGGGGAGCCTGTACCCGGTTTTGGTGATCATCTTCCAAGTCATAATAACATTAAGCATGTGTATAATGGTTGGAATGCTCCTTGGACAGGAAATCCAAGTGACAATATCGATATTAGAACGCTTTTAATCAAGTGTGCACAATCAATTGCTGATGATGATCACAGGATTGCAAGTGAGCAGTTAAAGAAGATAAGAAAACACACTTCACCTTCAGGCAATGCTTCCGAGAGGTTGGCTCATATTTTTGCTCTTGGCTTAGAAGCACGATTATCCGACACCAGTTCACAGCTTTACACATCTCAAAAAGCTACAAAAATCCCGGCTGCTGACAAGCTGAAACCGTTTCAGGCTTACTTGTCAGCCTGCCCTTTTGTAAAGAACGAGGTTTACTACGCTAACAAAATGATACTTGAAGCAGCTTGGACATCTTCAACTCTTCATATAGTAGACTTTGGTATTGCATATGGTTTTCAATGgccaatccttattaaacacTTGGCAGACCGACCTGGTGGGCCGCCTAAGTTGAGGATAACTGGAATCGAGTTTCCACAACCTGGTTTTAGGCCCGCGGAGATGGTAGAAGAAACAGGAAGGAGGTTGGCCATTTATTGTGAGCGGTTTAATGTCCCGTTTGAGTACAATGCTTTAGCAACTCAAAATTGGGAGATGATTAAACTTGAAGACCTTAAGCTTCATAGAAACGAGTTTCTTGTGGTGAATTCTCAGGCTCGGTTTGAGAACTTGCTTGATGAAGTAAATGGTACTACAGATAGTCCAAGAGATGGGGTTTTGAAGTTGATTAGAGATATGAAACCGgatttttttgttcattcgGTTGTGAATGGATCTTATAGTTCGCCATTCTTTGTTACTCGTTTCAAGGAGGCCCTTTTCCACTACTCTTCCTTGTTTGATATGCTTGATACGATATTAGACCGTACAAATGAGCATAGACAGAATTTCGAGATGGAATTTTATGGGCGTCAAGTTATGAATGTGATTGCGTGTGAAGGTCCTCAAAGGGTGGAGAGACCCGAGACTTACAAGCAGTGGCAGGTCCGAACTTCCAGGGCTGGGTTCAAGCCTAGACGTGTGAACCGTGATATCGTTTCACAGTTGAAATGTAAGGTCAAGGTCGGTTATCACAGAGACTTTGTGCTTGATGAAGACGGAAAATGGATGCTTCAAGGATGGAAAGGCCGGATTCTGTATGCTGTTTCGTGTTGGGTACCTACCTAA